Proteins encoded within one genomic window of Ctenopharyngodon idella isolate HZGC_01 chromosome 6, HZGC01, whole genome shotgun sequence:
- the LOC127515018 gene encoding glial cell line-derived neurotrophic factor, with product MTGEVDQDRKDGKGWSCPENCMAAPARCHLRNWKVMLLVFVCFLVLVDGHFLQEETEEPRPSKLRTFSNHPERPGLQKDLDERQSRASWAGLHDPSLAEEGEGHRIRWQRSSTNTSSLRKSPKNRKERRNRTRGRSSQDCHLERKEMRVRDLGLGYDSDEIVLFKYCVGTCMSARKNYDLALKVLTDNGSVPSRKVSTHPCCRPTRFETVSFMDAQTSWQTIKWLSAANCSCVG from the exons atGGCAAAGGGTGGAGTTGTCCGGAGAATTGCATGGCCGCACCTGCCCGATGTCACCTGAGAAACTGGAAG GTGATGCTGCTggtgtttgtatgttttctggTTCTGGTTGATGGACATTTCCTGCAGGAGGAGACAGAAGAACCCCGTCCTAGCAAACTGAGAACCTTTTCAAACCATCCAGAACGTCCAGGACTGCAGAAAGACCTAGATGAGAGGCAGAGCAGAGCATCATGGGCAGGATTGCATG ACCCGTCGCTAGCCGAAGAAGGTGAGGGTCATCGAATCCGTTGGCAGCGCTCCTCTACAAACACCTCAAGTTTGCGGAAATCTCCTAAGAACCGCAAGGAACGTCGCAACCGTACACGAGGCCGGAGCAGCCAGGACTGTCATTTGGAAAGGAAGGAGATGAGGGTGCGTGATCTCGGCCTCGGTTATGACTCGGACGAGATTGTGCTGTTTAAGTACTGCGTGGGGACGTGCATGAGCGCCCGTAAGAACTATGACCTGGCCCTGAAAGTGCTAACAGATAACGGCAGCGTTCCAAGCCGTAAAGTGAGCACTCACCCCTGCTGCAGACCGACGCGCTTCGAGACCGTCTCTTTCATGGACGCCCAGACGAGCTGGCAAACCATCAAATGGCTTTCAGCAGCCAACTGCAGCTGTGTGGGATGA
- the rad54l gene encoding DNA repair and recombination protein RAD54-like, with product MRRSLAPSQVAKRKQGADSDDEDWEPEITSQSKRDCRENYISPFRKPLTPLTNRPVCTDGNEHEAFIRKILSKPFKVPIPNYTGSLGLRALGLRRAGVRKALHDPFEDGALVLYEPPAISAHELIKADKEKLPVHVVVDPVLSKVLRPHQREGVKFLWDCVTGRRIENSYGCIMADEMGLGKTLQCITLMWTLLRQSPDFKPEIDKAIVVSPSSLVRNWYNEVGKWLGGRVQPVAIDGGSKHEIDRKLENFISQHGMRVPTPILIISYETFRLHTEVLHRGRVGLVICDEGHRLKNSDNQTYQALNSMNAQRRVLISGTPIQNDLLEYFSLVHFVNSGILGTAQEFKKRFEIPILKGRDADASDKDRSAGEEKLQELISIVNRCLIRRTSDILSKYLPVKIEQVVCCNLTPLQKELYKLFLKQAKPVESLQTGKITVSSLSSITSLKKLCNHPALIYEKCLAGEEGFDGAMDLFPQNYSTKAVEPQLSGKMLVLDYILAMTRTTTSDKVVLVSNYTQTLDLFEKLCRTRRYLYVRLDGTMSIKKRAKVVERFNSPSNPEFIFMLSSKAGGCGLNLIGANRLVMFDPDWNPANDEQAMARVWRDGQKKTCYIYRLLSTGTIEEKILQRQAHKKALSSCVVDEEQDVERHFSLGELRELFSLNEDTVSDTHDRFRCKRCTNNRQVRPPPDDSDCTSDLSNWHHCAEKRGLRDPVLQASWDAAVSFVFHQRSHEDQRGVV from the exons ATG AGGAGAAGTCTAGCACCCAGTCAGGTGGCCAAAAGGAAACAAGGGGCGGATTCAGATGATGAAGACTGGGAGCCTGAAATC ACATCACAGAGTAAGAGAGACTGTCGAGAAAACTACATCTCTCCCTTCAGAAAACCCCTGACGCCGCTCACCAACAGACCCGTCTGCACAGATGGCAATGAGCAC gaagcTTTTATTCGCAAGATCTTATCAAAGCCGTTTAAAGTTCCCATTCCAAATTATACAG GCTCGTTGGGTCTGCGGGCTCTGGGACTGAGGCGAGCCGGTGTGAGGAAGGCCCTGCATGATCCGTTTGAAGATGGAGCCCTGGTTCTATATGAGCCGCCTGCCATCAGCGCTCATGAGCTCATCAAAGCAGACAA GGAGAAGTTACCAGTGCATGTGGTTGTAGATCCAGTGCTCAGTAAAGTGCTTCGACCCCATCAACGAGAG GGTGTAAAGTTCCTGTGGGACTGTGTGACAGGAAGGCGGATTGAAAACTCGTATGGCTGTATTATGGCGGATGAGATGGGGCTGGGCAAGACACTGCAGTGCATcactctcatgtggactttactGAGACAGAGTCCTGATTTCAAACCTGAAATCGACAAGGCCATCGTGGTGTCCCCTTCCAGCCTTGTGCGAAACTGGTACAATGAAGTGGGCAAATGGCTCGGTGGACGTGTGCAGCCTGTTGCTATTGATGGCGGCTCCAAACATGAGATAGATCGCAAACTGG AGAACTTTATCTCCCAGCATGGCATGAGAGTGCCAACTCCAATTTTGATAATATCCTATGAAACATTCCGCCTCCACACTGAAGTCCTGCACAGGGGCAGAGTTGGACTGGTTATCTGTGATGAG GGTCACAGGCTGAAAAACTCAGACAATCAGACGTACCAAGCGCTGAACTCTATGAACGCCCAGAGGAGAGTGCTGATATCTGGAACTCCCATTCAAAATGACTTACTGGAATATTTCAGTTTGGTGCACTTTGTAAATTCCGGTATCCTTG GCACAGCTCAGGAGTTTAAGAAACGGTTTGAGATTCCAATCCTAAAGGGTCGTGATGCTGACGCCAGTGATAAAGACAGGTCTGCCGGAGAGGAGAAACTCCAGGAACTCATCAGCATTGTAAACAG GTGTTTGATTCGAAGAACCTCAGATATTCTTTCCAAGTATCTGCCTGTGAAGATTGAACAAGTTGTTTGCTGCAA TCTGACTCCTCTCCAGAAAGAGCTGTACAAGTTATTCCTGAAGCAGGCCAAACCTGTAGAGAGTCTGCAGACCGGCAAGATCACGGTGTCTTCTCTGTCGTCCATCACCTCGCTTAAAAAGCTCTGCAACC ATCCTGCCTTGATTTATGAGAAGTGTCTGGCAGGAGAAGAGGGCTTTGATGGAGCAATGGACCTCTTCCCACAAAATTATTCAACTAAAGCAGTAGAACCACAGCTCTCAG GGAAGATGCTGGTACTGGACTATATCCTGGCGATGACCAGAACAACAACAAGTGACAAAGTGGTTCTGGTCTCTAATTATACACAGACTTTGGACCTTTTTGAAAAGCTGTGTCGAACCCGAAG ATACCTTTACGTTAGACTGGATGGGACAATGTCCATCAAGAAGAGAGCAAAGGTTGTGGAGAGATTCAACAGCCCCTCT AATCCAGAGTTCATCTTCATGCTGAGCAGTAAGGCTGGAGGCTGTGGGCTGAATCTGATTGGTGCAAATCGCCTGGTAATGTTTGACCCTGACTGGAATCCAGCCAATGACGAGCAGGCGATGGCCAGAGTGTGGCGAGATGGACAGAAGAAGACCTGCTACATCTACAGACTGCTGTCG ACGGGAACGATAGAGGAAAAGATCTTACAGAGACAGGCTCATAAGAAAGCTTTGAGTAGCTGCGTAGTGGATGAAGAACAGGACGTGGAAAGACATTTCTCACTTGGAGAGCTACGAGAACTCTTCTCACTCAACGAAGACACAGTCAGCGACACACATGACAg aTTTCGCTGTAAACGCTGTACAAACAATCGTCAGGTGCGTCCTCCTCCAGATGATTCAGATTGCACCAGTGATCTGTCCAACTGGCACCACTGTGCAGAAAAAAGAGGCCTGAGGGACCCGGTTCTGCAGGCATCCTGGGACGCTGCCGTCTCTTTCGTCTTTCACCAGCGCTCGCATGAGGACCAGAGAGGAGTCGTCTGA
- the lrrc41 gene encoding leucine-rich repeat-containing protein 41 isoform X2: MLYIFCAGLIHEEEMSVLVESLRRLFLNPGCSLTDISISHICGHTHLINVLRACPTLLSLSLEICPPAERNTWGQQPHFTENKVLCLEKLSVKSTGPMTVKCFLPALTWAPKLNSLHMTGIHLSRQFFHTLAGSNPLLKVIKLEDINLADYHQEMLHFLEYSVLEELSLKDCRLLDKCEVKKDFLVPFVEALKGISSLQSLMLAQNRLATSAIEIANLFSGSCPSKITKLDLSSNFILPAELLEFAQLLETFRPVQRLTLDLRFNPLDRDPEVKAQALRKLIPYCNILTDDWDSRSTMADHISVM; this comes from the exons atgCTGTATATTTTCTGTGCAGGGCTCATTCATGAGGAGGAGATGTCAGTGTTGGTGGAGTCTCTCAGACGGTTGTTCCTGAACCCCGGCTGCTCTCTCACAGATATCAGTATAAGTCACATTTGCGGTCACACACACTTGATCAACGTGCTGAGAGCATGTCCGACCCTGCTGAGCCTTTCTCTGGAGATCTGCCCACCTGCCGAGAGAAACACATGGGGGCAGCAGCCGCATTTCACTGAAAACAAAG TGCTCTGCCTGGAAAAGCTGTCAGTCAAATCCACTGGTCCAATGACAGTCAAGTGTTTCCTGCCGGCCCTGACATGGGCTCCTAAACTCAACAGCCTTCATATGACAGGAATCCATCTGTCACGACAATTTTTTCACACATTAGCAG GATCTAATCCATTACTCAAGGTAATAAAGCTGGAAGACATAAACCTAGCTGACTATCACCAGGAGATGCTTCATTTTCTGGAATATTCTGTGTTAGAAG AGCTGTCCTTGAAAGACTGTAGATTGCTGGATAAGTGTGAAGTAAAGAAGGACTTCCTGGTGCCATTTGTTGAAGCACTGAAAGGGATCTCGTCCCTCCAGAGCCTGATGCTGGCCCAGAATCGACTGG CAACGAGTGCCATAGAGATCGCCAACTTATTCTCAGGTTCCTGTCCCagcaaaatcacaaaattagACCTTAG CTCTAATTTCATTCTTCCTGCTGAACTTCTGGAGTTTGCACAGCTGCTGGAAACATTCAGGCCGGTTCAGCGACTAACACTGGACCTGCGCTTTAATCCACTGGATCGTGACCCTGAGGTCAAAGCTCAAGCTCTGCGAAAGCTCATCCCGTACTGTAACATATTAACGGATGACTGGGACTCCAGGTCCACTATGGCCGATCACATCAGTGTGATGTGA
- the lrrc41 gene encoding leucine-rich repeat-containing protein 41 isoform X1, translating into MGISDGSSLVKMCIVKVAQNIDCLERKVLNLPVSLLKDLLPHLNIYYLDRIETAVATKGISTSVIWATIWRDLDQTWRWRAKSALPNQDWKQRCLERLFHMVMFTQVRRGGSYLSNLSDSSILSMTVKHVRVLSLHTSTKNICRLASDDLRPILSTLEKGVTSLRLLDAKALFKHGRKYVLFILHRLLDHGSVREVVLRRNPDSSFLSWLMSRRRGPQGGLSVSTAPEKSHADGHCSVVDDRELEEPAAKRLALDVEENPEVLCSQFSSFSSSADHCPEGQIHSLDFEVSKCEILTTVSHILPTWLCLRTLHLHSDWLIHEEEMSVLVESLRRLFLNPGCSLTDISISHICGHTHLINVLRACPTLLSLSLEICPPAERNTWGQQPHFTENKVLCLEKLSVKSTGPMTVKCFLPALTWAPKLNSLHMTGIHLSRQFFHTLAGSNPLLKVIKLEDINLADYHQEMLHFLEYSVLEELSLKDCRLLDKCEVKKDFLVPFVEALKGISSLQSLMLAQNRLATSAIEIANLFSGSCPSKITKLDLSSNFILPAELLEFAQLLETFRPVQRLTLDLRFNPLDRDPEVKAQALRKLIPYCNILTDDWDSRSTMADHISVM; encoded by the exons ATGGGAATTTCAGATGGAAGCTCGTTGGTGAAAATGTGCATCGTGAAAGTTGCTCAAAACATCGATTGTTTAGAAAGAAAGGTTTTGA ATCTGCCTGTCTCTCTCCTGAAAGACTTACTGCCACATCTAAACATTTACTATCTGGACAGGATCGAAACTGCTGTTGCCACAAAAG GAATCTCCACCTCTGTAATTTGGGCAACAATATGGAGAGATCTGGATCAGACGTGGCGCTGGAGAGCAAAG TCTGCACTGCCCAATCAGGACTGGAAGCAGCGATGTTTGGAAAGGCTTTTTCACATGGTCATGTTCACCCAGGTCAGACGAGGAGGATCGTACCTTTCCAACCTCAGCGATTCTTCCATTCTCTCCATGACCGTAAAGCACGTCAGAGTCCTTTCTCTCCACACGTCAACCAAAAACATCTGCAGGCTCGCATCCGATGACCTGCGCCCCATCCTGAGCACCTTAGAAAAGGGAGTGACGTCCCTCAGATTACTGGATGCGAAAGCTCTATTCAAACACGGACGGAAATATGTGTTGTTTATTCTCCACCGGCTCCTGGACCACGGGTCTGTCAGAGAAGTGGTTCTGAGAAGAAATCCAGATTCATCTTTTCTGAGCTGGCTCATGTCCAGGCGCAGGGGTCCTCAGGGTGGGTTATCAGTGTCCACCGCACCAGAGAAGTCCCACGCTGATGGCCATTGTTCAGTAGTAGATGATAGAGAGCTGGAGGAACCTGCAGCCAAACGTCTTGCTTTAGACGTGGAGGAAAATCCAGAGGTTTTGTGCAGCCAGTTTTCATCCTTTAGCAGCTCTGCTGACCACTGCCCTGAAGGTCAGATCCACTCGCTTGATTTTGAAGTGTCCAAATGTGAAATCCTGACCACGGTGTCACATATCCTGCCTACATGGTTGTGTCTTCGCACACTACATCTTCACAGTGACT GGCTCATTCATGAGGAGGAGATGTCAGTGTTGGTGGAGTCTCTCAGACGGTTGTTCCTGAACCCCGGCTGCTCTCTCACAGATATCAGTATAAGTCACATTTGCGGTCACACACACTTGATCAACGTGCTGAGAGCATGTCCGACCCTGCTGAGCCTTTCTCTGGAGATCTGCCCACCTGCCGAGAGAAACACATGGGGGCAGCAGCCGCATTTCACTGAAAACAAAG TGCTCTGCCTGGAAAAGCTGTCAGTCAAATCCACTGGTCCAATGACAGTCAAGTGTTTCCTGCCGGCCCTGACATGGGCTCCTAAACTCAACAGCCTTCATATGACAGGAATCCATCTGTCACGACAATTTTTTCACACATTAGCAG GATCTAATCCATTACTCAAGGTAATAAAGCTGGAAGACATAAACCTAGCTGACTATCACCAGGAGATGCTTCATTTTCTGGAATATTCTGTGTTAGAAG AGCTGTCCTTGAAAGACTGTAGATTGCTGGATAAGTGTGAAGTAAAGAAGGACTTCCTGGTGCCATTTGTTGAAGCACTGAAAGGGATCTCGTCCCTCCAGAGCCTGATGCTGGCCCAGAATCGACTGG CAACGAGTGCCATAGAGATCGCCAACTTATTCTCAGGTTCCTGTCCCagcaaaatcacaaaattagACCTTAG CTCTAATTTCATTCTTCCTGCTGAACTTCTGGAGTTTGCACAGCTGCTGGAAACATTCAGGCCGGTTCAGCGACTAACACTGGACCTGCGCTTTAATCCACTGGATCGTGACCCTGAGGTCAAAGCTCAAGCTCTGCGAAAGCTCATCCCGTACTGTAACATATTAACGGATGACTGGGACTCCAGGTCCACTATGGCCGATCACATCAGTGTGATGTGA